A stretch of Planococcus citri chromosome 5, ihPlaCitr1.1, whole genome shotgun sequence DNA encodes these proteins:
- the Dis3 gene encoding exosome complex exonuclease RRP44: MLTSKIFLKKTKRGNILKIVREHYLRDDIGCGSFACDQCLEINEFANLEEKPPINVSKAYRNPHYLVVDTNVVLHQIDVLEADVLHNIIILQTVLEEVKHRSSTIYKRLKDLISNTNRKFYVFVNEHHKDTYIEREPGESANDRNDRAIRVAALWYDKHLKEINPDISHKKRLRVVLLTDDAANKEKATKEGLFAASIEDYVNCLHDSKGVEDKISKADCSFDDTSKELFPCHLTPVQIHDGIKSGKLLQGSFQASRDNFLEGQVNVESFEKPILVQGHSGLNRAVDGDTVAVELLPKEQWSAPSEIVLDDNATVDNDNELSEIEIKPAELKETTPTGKVVGIIRRKWRQYCGILQESTMPNSVRHIFVPAERKIPKIRIETRQAATLMSQRIIVAIDSWSRYSRYPSGHFVRALGKIGDKATENEVLLLEHDVPHSDFSDKVKSCLPKLPWIITDDDVAKREDLRHIDICSVDPPGCTDIDDALHCKLLDNGNYEVGVHIADVSHFIRPGTAIDEEAALRATTVYLVDKRIDMVPELLSSNLCSLRGNEERFAFSCIWEITDKAEIVKTRFCKSIIRSKAAFTYEEAQLIIDDASKNDSIAKSLRGLNKLAKILKRRRIDNGALVLASPEIRFYIDSETHDPIEVQAKKIRETNSMVEEFMLLANVSVAEKIYLEFPEYAVLRRHPTPPISNFDPLIKVASQLGFEMNISSNKELAQSLDLAVKKDNPYFNTMLRILATRCMLQAVYFSSGVVTKEDFYHYGLAAPIYTHFTSPIRRYADILVHRLLAACIGADQTYPNLLNKRKISEICNNLNYRNRMAQYAGRASVALHTHIFFREKIQDEEGYILYVKKNALQILIPKYGLEGTLYLTPPKGVEQEVTFTYNDENHTQTYKDIVFHMFDPVTVQLSLDRSNVQHEKLVFKLVKPYIPKFSVPSAGQTELMEVDEPKPCEKRKEEPESGEQVKEANRKRKKKKK; this comes from the exons ATGttaacttcaaaaatattcttgaaGAAGACCAAACGAGGGAACATTTTGAAA atcgttcgcgaacattACTTGAGAGATGACATAGGTTGTGGTTCATTCGCTTGCGATCAGTGCCTTGAAATCAACGAATTCGCCAACTTGGAAGAAAAACCACCGATAAATGTTAGCAAAGCTTACAGAAATCCTCATTATCTGGTTGTAGACACGAATGTGGTTCTTCATCAG ATCGACGTCTTAGAAGCGGACGTACTACACAACATAATCATCCTACAAACCGTTCTGGAGGAAGTTAAACATCGTAGCAGTACTATTTATAAACGTTTGAAAGATCTTATTTCAAATACCAATAGAAAATTCTACGTGTTTGTGAACGAACATCATAA GGATACATACATCGAACGAGAACCTGGCGAAAGTGCCAATGATCGAAATGATAGAGCCATTAGAGTAGCTGCTTTATGGTACGATAaacatttgaaagaaattaatcCAGATATTTCTCACAAGAAGAGACTTCGTGTTGTTTTACTCACCGATGATGCTGCGAATAAAGAAAAAGCCACGAAGGAAGGACTCTTCGCTGCTTCCA tcgAAGATTATGTCAACTGTCTTCACGATTCCAAAGGAGTTGAAGATAAGATCTCCAAAGCGGATTGTTCGTTCGATGACACTTCAAAAGAACTGTTTCCATGCCATTTGACACCAGTTCAGATCCACGATGGTATTAAATCAGGGAAACTTTTACAAGGCTCCTTTCAAGCTTCCAGAGATAATTTTCTCGAAGGGCAAGTTAACGTTGAAAGTTTCGAAAAACCT ATTCTAGTTCAGGGTCATTCTGGATTAAATCGTGCTGTTGATGGTGATACAGTAGCTGTCGAATTGTTGCCAAAAGAACAATGGTCAGCTCCTTCAGAAATTGTTTTGGATGATAATGCTACCGTAGATAATG ATAACGAATTATCGGAAATCGAAATAAAACCAGCGGAACTGAAAGAAACCACGCCGACTGGGAAAGTTGTCGGTATTATTAGACGAAAGTGGAGACAATATTGCGGTATTCTTCAAGAGAGCACAATGCCTAAT tcgGTAAGGCACATATTTGTCCCAGCTGAAcgaaaaattcctaaaatacGAATAGAAACTAGACAAGCAGCTACTTTAATGTCTCAACGTATCATAGTTGCCATCGATTCGTGGTCTCGTTATTCTAGATATCCTTCG GGTCATTTCGTCAGAGCCTTAGGTAAAATAGGCGACAAAGcaactgaaaatgaagtatTACTTTTGGAACACGATGTTCCTCATAGTGATTTCTCTGACAAAGTAAAAAGTTGTCTTCCAAAATTACCGTGGATTATTACCGATGAT GATGTAGCCAAACGAGAAGATCTTCGTCATATTGATATTTGCTCTGTAGATCCTCCCGGATGTACTGATATCGACGATGCTCTGCATTGCAAACTGCTAGATAATGGCAATTACGAAGTCGGTGTCCATATCGCTGATGTTTCGCATTTCATTCGACCTGGTACAGCTATAGACGAGGAAGCTGCTCTTCGAGCTACTACAGTTTACCTAGTTGATAAACGTATCGATATGGTACCCG AATTACTCAGCTCAAACTTATGTTCGTTACGCGGTAACGAGGAAAGATTCGCGTTCTCTTGCATTTGGGAGATAACCGATAAAGCTGAAATCGTCAAGACGCGATTTTGCAAGAGTATCATCCGGTCAAAAGCTGCGTTCACTTACGAAGAAGCTCAACTGATTATCGACGATGCTTCAAAGAATGATTCGATAGCGAAATCCTTACGAGGATTAAATAAGTtggcgaaaattttgaaaagaagaagaatCGACAACgg AGCGCTGGTTCTGGCGTCGCCCGAGATAAGATTCTACATCGATAGCGAAACTCACGATCCTATCGAAGTTCAAGCGAAGAAAATCCGAGAGACTAATTCGATGGTTGAAGAGTTCATGTTATTAGCCAACGTATCCgtagctgaaaaaatttatctagAATTCCCAGAGTACGCTGTCTTACGTCGTCATCCTACTCCTCCTATATCGAATTTCGATCCTTTGATCAAAGTCGCCAGTCAACTT GGTTTCGAAATGAATATATCGAGCAATAAGGAACTAGCTCAATCGTTGGATTTGGCTGTTAAAAAAGATAATCCCTACTTCAATACGATGCTTCGTATTTTAGCTACGAGGTGTATGTTACAAGCTGTTTATTTCAGTAGTGGTGTGGTCACCAAGGAAGATTTTTACCATTATGGTTTAGCTGCTCCAATTTATACTCATTTTACGTCTCCTATTCGAAG aTACGCCGATATTTTAGTTCATAGATTATTGGCAGCATGTATAGGAGCAGATCAAACGTACCCGAACTTATTGAATAAACGTAAAATCAGCGAAATATGTAATAATTTGAACTATCGTAATCGTATGGCTCAATATGCCGGCCGGGCATCTGTAGCTCTACACACCCAT atatttttccGAGAGAAAATTCAAGACGAAGAAGGCTATATTCTTTATGTTAAAAAGAACGCTCTTCAAATTCTAATACCCAAGTATGGTCTAGAAGGTACTTTGTATTTGACTCCTCCCAAAGGTGTTGAACAAGAAGTAACTTTCACGT
- the LOC135847978 gene encoding zinc finger protein 26-like: protein MKNQPYTINLSKVCRLCFVEKTDLSPIFDNSSIPDLSLKIKQCVSIEVSSGDQLPDRICSDCFVKIRNWITFKENCTEADTNLKNYVKTTFKEESGEAYESISVKNRSNSFVQPAFVQNNTSEENRISPDVIDTITEDVSMESDSTNQLISEETPNSSDKSLLFTCEICKETFTSSNDLVDHKVNCYLDSSIDSVIPSTADEPEVTSNESESDYTRESVDNEVQSYFQSSPRIRETDDSPMDVSRASPNFVNVPDDNVMVSKVEADVAREPKIIKNDNEFDRLSALRVRENSNTPSRLLIRTDIHREDVPRDLLTNHNLIVPESAADFVENPEVISHQYDPNQMNKSENEYADSFHRSSLPICKIEVLDSTPSDGFVDSKNAVFINGIKPDRSNELFHEEVSSLDQLPCQTYNGNEISNYSPHTMNSEYPLKNEVVTAEDFSQIVRNTVNEFVDVTEHKLNDFYDKSSRNRRSNVRAAKKPRSTRSNKVPYETEYVDLDSYQSHFLDEDRQNIRKPKRRSWRKPFYCDKCGKNFSTERGLLLHNRKLPFCENSVQFKCKKCEYSTHDSHNLKYHLKTTHLEGTFCCETCGKSFGNAIALLGHRRRVHLRANSSWKGNFICSYCKKIFLYKNTLQAHMRNHYIYQCIQCDKKFIDEKALRLHERFHTSSSILKCELCDFTTQSRMLINDHMLNVHGTVGSIRCKQCGESFKTKVARDQHCKSVHSGICCEQCGESFKNKSARDEHVISAHLMNKMKRTGDKSEPLMIKKVCTRDKSEPFICDYCKKSYITKAQLRSHIEWKHMIEECVCKICEKRFRSNPSLKQHHRLHHLNNESFMCEICNHKCNSYYHLQQHFEVHSGERQYVCPACKMRFTNKRSLEEHEITHENDGQFFCLGCQKYFTSRKILQEHIKIHIGQSADGTSKLYVCVDCGKTYDSYFKLTSHRKMHPGELNCSHCQKQCTSRKSLKCHLESHESKESFPCEICNELCVGKRALKVHLKTHKSVDIQSKELFACEICDFKCSLRDDLHDHLRTHVVEQPSVLLIRNETVTLENNSENNAGTRSFNGKSKSHTNAPKKSLPCEIRNEEPASQDHDRIHTEVDIAPKELYTCEICDISYENAARLEDHFGIHTGENNCKICFQTFDQKSALQNHLRIHKEIENATKKLFTCEICDQSCENAADLNDHFKIHTGEKQRYTCNICFKNFSSLDFLLFHKRSHSPEFIPANSKPIDTIVID, encoded by the exons ATGAAGAACCAACCGTATACTATCAACTTATCCAAAGTTTGCCGACTTTGCTTCGTGGAAAAGACTGATTTATCGCCCATTTTTGACAACAGTAGCATTCCTGACCTGTCCCTCAAAATTAAACAATGCGTTTCAATCGAG GTATCCAGTGGCGATCAGTTACCAGACCGAATATGCAGCGATTGCTtcgtaaaaatcagaaattggaTTACTTTCAAAGAAAACTGTACCGAAGCCgatacgaatttgaaaaattacgtgaaaactACCTTTAAAGAAGAATCAGGCGAG GCCTACGAATCAATATCAGTCAAAAATCGTTCCAATTCCTTCGTGCAACCTGCATTTGTTCAGAACAACACCTCTGAAGAAAATCGAATCAGTCCAGATGTGATCGATACCATCACCGAAGATGTAAGTATGGAATCGGATTCGACGAATCAGTTAATAAGCGAAGAAACACCAAATTCGTCCGATAAATCGTTACTTTTCACTTGTGAAATCTGTAAGGAAACATTCACCAGCTCTAACGATCTTGTTGATCATAAAGTGAACTGTTATCTTGACTCGAGCATTGATTCCGTTATTCCTAGTACCGCAGACGAACCAGAAGTTACATCTAATGAATCTGAATCCGATTACACTCGCGAATCGGTAGATAACGAAGTTCAATCATATTTTCAGTCGTCTCCTCGTATTCGTGAGACTGACGATAGTCCTATGGATGTTAGTCGTGCTAGTCCCAATTTCGTTAACGTTCCTGATGATAATGTAATGGTCTCGAAGGTCGAGGCTGATGTCGCTAGAGaaccaaaaataataaagaatgaTAATGAATTCGATCGATTGTCAGCTCTTCGTgttcgtgaaaattcaaatacgcCGAGCAGACTTCTCATTCGCACTGATATCCATCGCGAAGACGTTCCTCGCGATCTTCTCACAAATCATAATTTAATCGTTCCTGAGAGCGCAGCTGACTTTGTTGAAAACCCAGAAGTAATTTCGCACCAGTACGATCCTAATCAAATGAATAAATCAGAGAACGAGTACGCTGATTCGTTTCATCGATCGTCACTTCCTATCTGCAAGATTGAAGTACTAGATTCCACTCCTTCTGACGGTTTTGTAGATTCGAAGAACGCGGTCTTTATAAATGGCATCAAACCTGATCGGTCGAACGAATTATTTCACGAAGAAGTGAGTTCACTCGATCAACTACCATGTCAAACTTACAACGGTAACGAAATATCAAATTACTCGCCTCATACGATGAACAGCGAATATCCTTTGAAGAATGAAGTAGTTACCGCCGAAGATTTCAGTCAAATAGTTAGGAACACTGTAAACGAATTTGTTGACGTGACTGAAcataaattgaatgatttttacgaTAAATCCTCTCGTAATCGTCGAAGTAACGTACGCGCTGCGAAAAAACCTCGTTCGACTCGTTCGAACAAAGTTCCCTATGAGACCGAATACGTTGATCTAGATTCGTATCAATCTCACTTCCTGGATGAAGATCGCCAAAACATTCGTAAACCGAAAAGACGTTCTTGGCGAAAGCCATTTTACTGCGATAAATGCGGTAAGAATTTCTCCACTGAAAGAGGTTTGCTCCTTCATAACCGAAAACTTCCCTTTTGCGAGAATTCAGTGCAgttcaaatgcaaaaaatgcgAATATAGCACCCATGATAGCCATAATTTAAAGTACCATTTGAAAACAACGCATTTAGAAGGTACATTTTGTTGCGAAACTTGCGGCAAATCATTCGGTAATGCAATCGCTTTACTAGGTCATCGCAGAAGGGTTCATTTAAGAGCGAACTCGAGCTGGAAAGGCAACTTTATCTGCAGTTATTGCAAGAAGATCTTCTTGTACAAAAACACCTTACAGGCGCATATGCGTAACCACTACATCTATCAATGTATCCAAtgcgataaaaaattcatcgacgAAAAAGCTTTACGGTTACACGAAAGATTCCACACATCGAGCAGTATTTTGAAATGCGAACTATGCGATTTTACTACGCAAAGTCGCATGCTCATCAACGATCATATGTTGAACGTACACGGCACAGTAGGATCTATTCGTTGCAAGCAATGTGGCGAATCGTTCAAGACTAAAGTAGCTCGGGATCAACACTGTAAATCAGTTCACTCGGGTATCTGTTGCGAGCAATGTGGCGAATCGTTCAAGAATAAATCAGCTCGAGATGAACACGTTATATCGGCTCActtaatgaataaaatgaagcgCACTGGTGACAAATCTGAACCGTTGATGATTAAAAAAGTGTGCACTCGTGACAAATCTGAACCGTTCATTTGTGATTACTGTAAAAAATCTTACATCACAAAAGCGCAGCTTCGGAGTCATATCGAGTGGAAACACATGATAGAGGAATGCGTCTGCAAAATATGCGAGAAACGATTTAGAAGCAATCCAAGTTTGAAACAACACCATAGACTTCATCATTtaaataatgaatcattcatgtGCGAAATATGCAATCATAAATGTAACTCCTATTATCATCTACAGCAGCATTTTGAAGTGCACAGTGGCGAAAGGCAATATGTTTGCCCTGCCTGTAAAATGCGCTTCACCAATAAAAGGAGTTTAGAGGAGCACGAAATTACTCACGAAAACGATGGTCAGTTCTTTTGCCTCGGATGTCAGAAATACTTCACATCTAGAAAAATCTTACAGGAGCATATTAAAATCCATATTGGTCAATCCGCCGATGGAACATCAAAACTCTACGTTTGTGTAGATTGCGGGAAAACGTACGATAGTTACTTTAAATTAACTTCGCATCGAAAGATGCATCCCGGCGAGTTAAATTGCAGCCATTGCCAGAAACAATGTACCTCGAGGAAAAGCCTGAAATGTCATCTCGAATCTCACGAATCAAAAGAATCTTTTCCTTGCGAGATTTGCAACGAATTGTGCGTTGGAAAACGTGCTCTGAAAGTTCACCTCAAGACCCACAAAAGTGTAGATATTCAATCGAAAGAACTGTTCGCGTGCGAAATTTGCGATTTCAAATGTTCTCTTCGTGATGATCTACATGATCATCTAAGAACGCACGTAGTCGAACAACCTTCAGTTCTCCTCATTCGCAATGAAACCGTCACGCTTGAGAATAATTCAGAGAATAACGCAGGTACTCGCTCTTTTAATGGAAAATCAAAGAGCCACACAAACGCGCCGAAAAAATCGCTTCCCTGTGAGATTCGCAACGAAGAGCCCGCCTCGCAGGATCACGACAGAATCCACACAGAAGTTGACATTGCTCCTAAAGAACTATACACGTGCGAAATTTGCGACATTAGTTACGAGAATGCGGCTAGATTAGAAGATCATTTTGGAATTCACACCGGTGAGAATAAT